The following coding sequences are from one Melanotaenia boesemani isolate fMelBoe1 chromosome 17, fMelBoe1.pri, whole genome shotgun sequence window:
- the LOC121657240 gene encoding uncharacterized protein LOC121657240 has protein sequence MGKPGIVVLLFLGTLTPSLGITQNHHLIQSPKNWTEAQKYCRKNFDDLATTGTKEDWINVQNLIGNLTTAAWTGNTPFFYKWKWSLSNQIINNNEWILSNLQQYNHYYSSTVNDSCALFINGTLYEERCANQYKSVCYNQTTNTYIAIETSMSWWAAQSYCRKNYTDLTSMRNASEKQEIMNVTRGSEKWWTGLYTELWCCVVTQENEFYEPSDREFPFICSGNPKQKLVSSIYKIELKTKGSLNLNDVLLQEAILKQLENKLKNQTINQFTLRWKKSPNGNVFNKKKGDK, from the exons ATGGGGAAGCCTGGAATAGTGGTATTGCTTTTTCTAG GAACACTGACTCCATCACTGGGCATCACCCAAAATCACCACTTAATACAAAGTCCAAAAAACTGGACTGAAGCTCAGAAATACTGTAGGAAAAACTTTGACGACCTAGCAACCACAGGCACTAAAGAGGACTGGATAAATGTGCAAAACCTCATTGGCAATTTAACAACAGCTGCGTGGACTGGAAATACTCCGTTTTTCTATAAATGGAAGTGGTCACTAAGCAATCAAATTATCAACAACAATGAATGGATATTGTCTAATTTACAACAGTACAACCACTACTACTCCTCCACTGTTAATGATTCTTGTGCACTGTTTATAAATGGCACACTATACGAAGAACGTTGTGCAAACCAATACAAGTCAGTGTGCTACAATC aGACTACAAATACGTACATTGCAATTGAAACTTCAATGAGCTGGTGGGCAGCACAGAGTTACTGCAGGAAGAATTACACAGACTTGACCAGCATGAGAAATGCCTCAGAAAAGCAAGAAATCATGAATGTGACTAGAGGGTCAGAAAAATGGTGGACTGGTTTGTACACAGAACTTTGGTGTTGTGTTGTTACACAGGAAAACGAGTTTTATGAGCCCAGTGACCGTGAGTTTCCCTTCATTTGTTCAG GGAATCCCAAACAGAAGCTCGTCAGTTCAATCTACAAGATTGAACTGAAGACTAAAGGATCTCTAAATCTAAATGATGTCCTTTTGCAGGAAGCTATTTTGAAACAG ctggaaaacaaactgaagaacCAGACGATCAACCAGTTCACACTAAGATGGAAGAAGAGCCCAAACGGAAATGTCTTCAATAAGAAAAAgggagataaataa